In the Brucella anthropi ATCC 49188 genome, one interval contains:
- a CDS encoding polysaccharide biosynthesis/export family protein, translated as MTAKTIHNKRKGHALLVALGLAAMTLSACSSYRPAPPAFHEALNQPYMLDAGDRVRITVFEQPSLTNTYSVDQAGYIAFPLVGSIPARGKTSKQLEGIIASKLRGGYLRDPDVSAEIDRYRPIFVMGEVGAAGQYSYVPGMTAQKAIAAAGGFSPRANQENVDITRQFNGKVLTGRVLISDPILPGDTIYVRERLF; from the coding sequence ATGACGGCGAAGACAATTCATAACAAGCGCAAAGGCCACGCTCTGCTCGTGGCGCTAGGCCTTGCCGCCATGACGCTTTCCGCATGCTCCAGCTATCGCCCTGCCCCGCCTGCGTTCCACGAGGCGCTGAACCAGCCTTACATGCTGGATGCTGGTGATCGCGTACGTATTACGGTGTTCGAGCAGCCGAGCCTCACGAATACCTATAGCGTCGATCAGGCTGGCTATATCGCCTTCCCGCTCGTCGGCAGCATTCCGGCACGCGGCAAAACGTCCAAGCAGCTTGAAGGCATCATCGCATCGAAGTTGCGTGGCGGTTATCTGCGCGACCCCGACGTCAGCGCGGAAATCGACCGCTATCGCCCGATCTTTGTGATGGGTGAAGTCGGCGCCGCTGGCCAGTATTCCTATGTTCCGGGCATGACCGCGCAGAAGGCAATCGCCGCTGCGGGTGGTTTCAGCCCACGTGCCAATCAGGAGAATGTCGACATCACGCGCCAGTTCAACGGCAAGGTTCTGACTGGTCGCGTGCTGATTTCCGATCCAATCCTGCCGGGCGACACGATCTATGTGCGCGAACGTCTGTTTTGA
- a CDS encoding glycosyltransferase family 4 protein codes for MADDTNASPLRIIHCFREPTGGLFRHVRDLVGLQAEKGHAVGIVCDATTGGPREDALLEELRPKLTLGLHRIAMQRHIGLGDAAAAYKAYRIIKKLQPDILHGHGAKGGVYARLFGSVLRVFRSRVARIYSPHGGSLHFDRKTRRGGAVFLVERMLAPMTDAVMFVSNFEKRIYEEKVGRPYGLHAVVYNGLAEDEFIPVADTPDASDFLFVGTMRELKGPDLLIRALARLRDQHQRIFTATMVGDGAEKPDFINLTDEQGISGQIRFLPGMAAREAFALGRIMVVPSRAEAFPYIVLEALAAGKPVIASNVGGIPEVFGPRSSALVEPEEEALANRMLDAADDLTTFRAAMPDVTRLHERFSQQSMAHSIETIYYEAHPDRAIPED; via the coding sequence ATGGCTGATGACACCAATGCCTCCCCACTGCGTATCATCCACTGTTTCCGCGAACCGACCGGCGGGCTTTTCCGCCATGTTCGCGATCTCGTGGGCCTGCAGGCGGAAAAAGGCCACGCGGTCGGCATCGTCTGCGATGCAACGACAGGCGGCCCGCGCGAAGACGCGCTTCTGGAAGAATTACGGCCAAAGCTCACGCTCGGCCTTCATCGCATTGCCATGCAGCGCCATATCGGACTGGGCGACGCAGCCGCAGCGTACAAAGCATATCGCATCATCAAGAAATTGCAGCCGGACATATTGCACGGACATGGCGCCAAAGGTGGCGTCTATGCACGTTTGTTCGGCTCAGTCTTACGGGTTTTTAGGTCTCGCGTAGCCCGTATCTATTCACCGCATGGCGGTAGCCTGCATTTCGACCGGAAGACGCGCCGCGGCGGCGCTGTCTTTCTGGTTGAGAGAATGCTGGCTCCCATGACCGATGCAGTGATGTTCGTTTCCAACTTCGAAAAGCGTATCTACGAAGAAAAGGTAGGGCGGCCCTATGGCCTCCACGCCGTCGTTTATAACGGCCTGGCCGAGGACGAGTTCATCCCGGTTGCCGATACGCCCGATGCCAGCGATTTTCTCTTTGTCGGCACGATGCGTGAACTGAAGGGACCAGACCTCCTGATCCGTGCCCTTGCGCGCCTGCGCGACCAGCACCAGCGCATTTTCACTGCAACGATGGTGGGAGATGGTGCGGAAAAGCCCGATTTCATCAACCTGACCGACGAACAAGGAATTTCCGGACAAATTCGCTTTCTGCCCGGAATGGCTGCGCGAGAAGCTTTTGCTTTGGGGCGAATAATGGTGGTTCCATCGCGTGCCGAAGCATTTCCCTATATCGTGCTGGAAGCGCTCGCCGCCGGAAAGCCTGTCATCGCCAGCAATGTCGGCGGCATTCCCGAGGTGTTCGGACCTCGTTCCTCGGCGCTGGTGGAGCCTGAGGAGGAGGCACTTGCGAACAGGATGCTGGACGCTGCAGATGATCTCACAACGTTTCGAGCCGCAATGCCGGATGTGACCCGGCTGCACGAGCGCTTCAGCCAGCAATCCATGGCGCACTCGATCGAGACAATCTATTACGAGGCGCATCCGGATCGAGCCATCCCGGAAGACTGA
- a CDS encoding spermidine synthase — MTIWAELARAGNHAGDEILLRKRDHIYEIRYNGLELMSNVNFQSETVLAERSLRLHGRKVSHMLIGGLGMGFTLRAALDLLGPDARATVCELVPEIVEWNRTHIGHLANHPLNDPRVDVRVADVMDVLRAEPGRYDAILMDTDNGPDFTVRDANGAIYEDDGLRLVKRALKPNGIAAFWSATISDPFEDKLDMLSWEWQREDISLIGGRADAFHYIYFAARGGFRSQFERSVSASEPFAAMVG; from the coding sequence ATGACTATCTGGGCCGAACTGGCTAGAGCGGGCAATCATGCCGGCGATGAAATTTTGTTGCGAAAACGCGATCACATCTATGAAATCCGCTATAACGGCCTGGAATTGATGTCCAACGTCAATTTCCAGTCCGAGACCGTGCTGGCTGAAAGGTCGCTTCGCCTGCACGGACGGAAAGTGTCGCATATGCTTATTGGCGGACTTGGCATGGGCTTCACACTTCGGGCAGCACTCGATCTGCTTGGACCCGATGCCAGAGCCACGGTATGCGAGCTCGTCCCCGAGATCGTGGAGTGGAACCGGACCCATATCGGTCATCTGGCCAACCATCCATTGAACGATCCGCGTGTCGATGTTCGGGTCGCCGACGTGATGGATGTTCTTCGCGCAGAGCCTGGTCGATATGATGCCATATTGATGGACACGGATAATGGACCGGATTTTACCGTCCGCGATGCCAATGGCGCAATCTATGAAGATGACGGTCTGAGGCTGGTGAAAAGGGCACTGAAGCCTAATGGCATTGCTGCTTTCTGGTCGGCAACCATATCAGACCCATTCGAAGACAAGCTCGACATGCTGTCCTGGGAATGGCAACGCGAGGATATTTCGCTCATCGGCGGGCGTGCCGACGCATTCCACTATATCTATTTTGCGGCGCGTGGTGGGTTTCGGTCACAGTTCGAGCGGTCGGTATCTGCGTCCGAACCCTTTGCTGCGATGGTGGGCTGA
- a CDS encoding undecaprenyl-phosphate glucose phosphotransferase translates to MRDNDALSPFGRKAIEASSKQETGQDSKPKGPVKLSPLARQMAEQYQHDTFSPLMLSGVMRMVEFGLVFCSGILSFLLYVGIRTHLVFYYPLIMVVGGALFVLLMEINDGYQINILRSPGRYLRRLFISWAAVLGTLAIAGFLLKASSDFSRGWFLYWALSACVLLLIARIFVAWKIKRWARNGTMERRAVIVGGGPNAEALIRSLEQQPDNDIRICGIFDDRDDKRSPPIVAGYPKLGNINELIEFARIAHIDMLIVSLPISAEARVLALLKKLWVLPVDIRLSALNNHLRFRPRSYSYVGAVPMLDIFDKPINDWDSVAKRIFDVAFSIVGIVLLSPIMIGTAIAIKLDSKGPVIFKQKRHGFNNEVINVWKFRSMYTEMCDPTAKQAVTKNDPRVTRVGRFIRKASIDELPQFFNVLAGSLSLVGPRPHAVAAHSHNVLYNEVVDGYFARHRVKPGVTGWAQINGWRGEIDNENKIRMRTEFDLYYIENWSLWLDLKILFLTPMRLLNTENAY, encoded by the coding sequence GTGCGAGATAATGATGCGCTTTCTCCTTTTGGCCGCAAAGCCATAGAAGCCAGCAGCAAGCAGGAGACCGGACAAGATTCCAAGCCGAAAGGCCCGGTGAAGCTTAGCCCACTGGCGCGCCAGATGGCTGAACAATATCAGCACGATACGTTTTCGCCGCTGATGCTGAGCGGCGTCATGCGCATGGTAGAGTTCGGGCTTGTGTTTTGCTCCGGCATTCTGAGTTTTCTGCTTTATGTCGGCATCCGCACACATCTGGTTTTCTACTATCCCCTTATCATGGTTGTGGGCGGTGCGCTTTTTGTCCTGCTGATGGAAATCAACGACGGTTACCAGATCAATATATTGCGTAGTCCTGGTCGCTATCTGCGGCGGCTTTTCATTAGTTGGGCAGCCGTGCTTGGCACCCTTGCCATTGCCGGTTTTCTGCTGAAAGCTTCGTCCGATTTCTCGCGCGGCTGGTTCCTTTATTGGGCGCTCAGCGCCTGCGTCCTGCTTTTAATTGCCCGTATCTTCGTCGCCTGGAAAATCAAGCGCTGGGCACGCAATGGCACAATGGAGCGCCGCGCTGTCATCGTCGGCGGCGGCCCCAATGCAGAAGCGCTTATCCGCTCGCTCGAACAGCAGCCTGACAACGATATCCGTATCTGCGGCATCTTCGATGACCGCGACGACAAGCGCTCTCCCCCCATCGTTGCTGGCTATCCCAAGCTCGGCAATATCAACGAACTGATCGAATTTGCCCGTATCGCCCACATCGACATGCTGATCGTATCGCTGCCGATCAGCGCCGAAGCCCGCGTGCTGGCACTACTCAAGAAGCTATGGGTTCTCCCGGTCGATATCCGGCTGTCAGCGCTCAACAACCACCTGCGCTTCCGCCCGCGCTCCTATTCCTATGTCGGCGCGGTGCCGATGCTGGATATTTTCGACAAGCCCATCAACGATTGGGATTCTGTTGCCAAGCGCATCTTCGACGTTGCCTTCAGCATTGTTGGCATCGTTCTTCTGTCGCCGATCATGATCGGCACGGCGATTGCCATCAAGCTGGACAGCAAGGGCCCTGTGATCTTCAAACAGAAGCGGCATGGCTTCAATAATGAAGTTATCAATGTCTGGAAGTTCCGGTCCATGTACACAGAGATGTGTGACCCTACCGCCAAGCAGGCAGTTACCAAAAACGACCCTCGCGTCACCCGCGTCGGACGCTTCATTCGCAAAGCCTCGATCGATGAGCTGCCGCAGTTCTTCAATGTTCTCGCCGGTTCCCTGTCGCTCGTCGGCCCGCGCCCGCATGCAGTCGCCGCCCATTCGCACAATGTGCTCTATAATGAGGTGGTGGATGGCTATTTCGCGCGTCACCGCGTGAAGCCGGGCGTTACCGGCTGGGCGCAGATCAACGGCTGGCGCGGCGAAATCGACAATGAGAACAAGATCCGCATGCGCACAGAGTTCGACCTTTACTATATCGAAAACTGGTCGCTCTGGCTCGATCTGAAAATCCTGTTCCTGACACCGATGCGACTTCTCAATACGGAAAACGCCTATTGA
- a CDS encoding O-antigen ligase family protein, which yields MTSVAQRFDGSSRPALMLPADVARKRALNRLIANIAIGFGVFLLGFVMSEPAPYELYMVGLIALALLFGLRLTRTSLVLLALLAVFNFGGMISVMQMADVKKAPLYIAVSLFLAFTSVFFAAVIEGDQRRLKTIFNAYLLVGVLSSVLGIAGYLSLFPGAEIFTRYGRAQGAFQDPNVYGPFLILPLTWTLYRIMRGGFRDMAVYLPFCCLLTLGVLVSFSRAAWAMVPLSFAVLFGVLFLQSNSNRFRLRLIVIGLLAVVTITLAILIILQIPGVGDFFRERARLEQSYDSARLGRFARHWLGMILATQHPLGIGPLEFGPMFGEDTHNVWLKAVLDYGWIGFIAFLALTFLTLGIGFKLLFRNRPWQPYLLVAYATYLGHVLIGNVIDTDHWRHFYLLFGIIWGCAGLEYKYQLSLKLRERSGEQKLAIRDIRRSSPL from the coding sequence TTGACCAGCGTGGCGCAACGGTTTGACGGCAGTTCGCGTCCAGCCCTGATGCTGCCGGCAGATGTGGCGCGCAAACGCGCGCTCAACCGCCTCATCGCCAATATCGCAATCGGCTTCGGCGTTTTTCTGCTCGGCTTCGTGATGAGCGAGCCTGCGCCTTATGAACTCTATATGGTCGGCCTGATTGCGCTGGCACTATTGTTCGGACTGCGGTTGACCCGCACAAGCCTTGTGCTGCTCGCCCTGCTTGCTGTCTTCAATTTCGGCGGCATGATTTCGGTCATGCAGATGGCTGACGTCAAGAAAGCACCGCTTTATATCGCCGTCTCGCTGTTTCTGGCTTTCACATCGGTATTCTTCGCCGCTGTCATCGAAGGTGACCAACGGCGTCTGAAGACCATCTTCAACGCCTATCTTCTTGTCGGCGTGCTTTCTTCCGTCCTTGGCATTGCCGGTTATCTGAGCCTCTTTCCAGGCGCAGAAATCTTCACGCGCTACGGACGTGCGCAGGGCGCATTTCAGGACCCCAATGTCTACGGACCTTTCCTTATATTGCCGCTGACCTGGACGCTTTACCGCATCATGCGCGGGGGCTTTCGCGATATGGCCGTCTATCTGCCTTTCTGCTGCCTGCTGACGCTCGGCGTTCTGGTATCCTTTTCGCGCGCGGCCTGGGCGATGGTTCCCCTCTCCTTTGCCGTTCTGTTTGGCGTGCTCTTCCTGCAAAGCAACAGCAATCGTTTTCGGTTACGCCTGATAGTGATTGGTCTGCTTGCAGTTGTAACAATTACTCTCGCGATCCTGATTATCCTGCAAATCCCCGGCGTCGGCGATTTCTTCCGTGAGCGCGCGCGTCTCGAACAGAGCTATGACAGTGCAAGGCTTGGGCGTTTTGCGCGGCACTGGCTTGGAATGATCCTTGCGACACAGCATCCGCTTGGCATCGGACCGCTCGAGTTCGGGCCGATGTTCGGTGAGGATACACACAATGTCTGGCTCAAGGCCGTCCTTGACTATGGCTGGATCGGCTTCATCGCCTTTCTGGCGCTGACATTCCTGACACTCGGGATCGGTTTCAAGCTTCTGTTTCGCAATCGCCCCTGGCAGCCTTATCTTCTGGTTGCTTACGCAACCTATCTCGGGCATGTCCTGATCGGCAATGTCATCGACACCGATCACTGGCGCCACTTTTATCTGCTCTTCGGGATCATCTGGGGTTGCGCAGGGCTGGAATACAAGTATCAGCTTTCGCTGAAGCTCAGAGAACGCTCAGGAGAGCAGAAACTTGCAATTCGCGATATACGCCGCAGCAGCCCTCTTTGA
- a CDS encoding YnfA family protein has product MQFAIYAAAALFEIAGCFAFWAWLKLDKSPLWLAPGMVCLALFAYLLTLIESNVAGRAYAAYGGIYIIASILWIWFAEGARPDRWDVVGACTAFAGTCIILFAPRS; this is encoded by the coding sequence TTGCAATTCGCGATATACGCCGCAGCAGCCCTCTTTGAAATCGCCGGATGCTTCGCCTTCTGGGCATGGCTGAAGCTCGACAAGTCACCGCTTTGGCTGGCACCCGGCATGGTATGCCTCGCATTGTTCGCCTATCTGCTCACCCTGATTGAAAGCAACGTGGCCGGTCGCGCTTATGCAGCCTATGGTGGCATCTATATCATCGCGTCGATTTTGTGGATCTGGTTTGCCGAAGGAGCGCGCCCCGATCGCTGGGATGTGGTCGGCGCATGCACGGCTTTTGCAGGCACATGCATCATACTTTTCGCACCGCGATCCTGA
- a CDS encoding SDR family oxidoreductase, whose protein sequence is MKNALITGGSRGIGRATVLRSAAQGWSVALNYAGNEQAAQQTVTEAAKLGAKALAIQGDISREQDVIAMFDKAEADLGPLKGVVLNAGIVAQTMPLADMSADRLKMMFDVNVYGTYLCAREAARRLQPDSAIVIVSSMASRLGSPFEYVDYAGAKGALDTLTTGLSKELAPKGIRVNAVRPGLIDTDIHASGGNPDRAARLGAGTPIGRAGKAEEVAEAIFWLLNDAPAYVTGTFIDVAGGR, encoded by the coding sequence ATGAAGAACGCCCTGATCACTGGTGGCAGTCGCGGCATTGGTCGCGCTACCGTTCTGCGCAGCGCAGCGCAAGGCTGGTCTGTGGCTCTGAACTATGCGGGGAACGAACAGGCTGCGCAGCAAACGGTGACTGAGGCAGCGAAGCTTGGTGCGAAGGCGCTTGCGATCCAGGGCGACATATCCAGAGAACAAGACGTGATCGCCATGTTCGACAAGGCGGAGGCCGATCTTGGTCCGCTGAAAGGCGTCGTCCTGAATGCCGGTATCGTTGCTCAGACCATGCCGCTTGCGGATATGAGTGCTGATCGTCTGAAAATGATGTTCGACGTGAATGTTTACGGCACCTATCTATGCGCCCGCGAAGCAGCCCGGCGCTTGCAGCCAGACAGTGCCATAGTCATCGTGTCATCGATGGCATCGCGACTTGGATCGCCGTTTGAATATGTAGATTATGCCGGAGCGAAAGGCGCACTTGATACGCTGACCACTGGCCTGTCGAAAGAGCTGGCGCCGAAAGGCATTCGCGTCAATGCCGTGCGTCCAGGCCTGATCGATACCGACATCCATGCCAGTGGCGGCAATCCGGATCGCGCGGCGAGGTTGGGCGCCGGTACCCCTATTGGACGCGCCGGCAAGGCAGAGGAAGTCGCGGAAGCCATTTTCTGGCTGCTCAACGACGCCCCCGCCTATGTAACCGGAACATTCATCGACGTTGCCGGTGGGCGTTAG
- a CDS encoding MBL fold metallo-hydrolase, producing MTISRRNFIVTASAAGAGLALTPLELNKAAAETGSPKVLTPSQVENPGFHRFQFGDFEITTLSDGRRVGEAPEKTYAVDQDPKVVAALLEENLLPADRFVNSFTPVLINTGKELVLFDTGMGAGARGAGLGKLASALEASGYKTDDVSLVVLSHFHPDHIGGLMEDGKPAFANARYATGQKEFDFWTDPARLDSPAKTVAEMVAKNVKPLAEKMTFLGDDSEVISGIHSVAAYGHTPGHLAFRVETGGKSLMLVSDTANHFVITLQRPEWHVSFDIDKDAAVQTRKRMFDMIATDRLPFIGYHMPFPALAYLKREGEGYRYVAETYQLREK from the coding sequence ATGACCATCTCAAGACGTAATTTCATTGTTACAGCATCTGCTGCCGGGGCCGGATTGGCTTTAACGCCTTTGGAGCTCAACAAGGCGGCAGCCGAAACAGGCAGTCCTAAAGTGCTAACCCCTTCACAGGTAGAAAATCCGGGCTTCCATCGCTTTCAGTTTGGTGATTTTGAGATCACCACGCTTTCCGATGGGCGCCGAGTCGGCGAAGCGCCCGAAAAGACATATGCGGTCGATCAGGACCCGAAAGTGGTTGCCGCACTTCTTGAGGAAAATCTTCTGCCCGCCGACCGCTTCGTCAACAGCTTCACGCCAGTGCTCATCAATACAGGCAAGGAGCTTGTTCTGTTTGACACCGGCATGGGAGCAGGTGCCCGCGGAGCGGGATTGGGCAAGCTGGCCAGTGCGCTTGAAGCTTCGGGCTACAAGACGGACGATGTGTCTCTGGTCGTATTGAGCCATTTCCACCCTGATCATATTGGTGGACTGATGGAAGACGGCAAGCCAGCCTTCGCCAATGCGCGCTACGCCACCGGACAGAAGGAATTCGACTTCTGGACCGATCCCGCGCGGCTCGACAGCCCCGCCAAGACCGTTGCTGAAATGGTGGCCAAAAACGTCAAGCCTCTCGCGGAGAAGATGACGTTCCTGGGCGATGATAGCGAAGTCATTTCCGGTATTCATTCGGTGGCAGCTTATGGCCACACGCCGGGTCATCTGGCTTTCAGGGTCGAAACGGGCGGCAAATCGTTGATGTTGGTCTCGGATACGGCGAACCATTTCGTCATTACGTTGCAGCGGCCCGAATGGCACGTTTCCTTCGATATCGATAAGGATGCTGCCGTCCAGACCCGCAAGCGCATGTTTGACATGATCGCCACCGACAGGCTTCCTTTCATCGGTTATCATATGCCGTTTCCGGCACTGGCCTATCTCAAGCGGGAAGGCGAGGGCTATCGCTACGTTGCGGAAACCTATCAGCTGCGTGAGAAATAG
- a CDS encoding F0F1 ATP synthase subunit A, whose protein sequence is MAGPIEQFAIKPIVELGEIGGQPVAFTNSALFMVLTVLGAAAFMFLSSRRGTVVPGRWQSSAEILYEFVSKTLRENAGEKGMAFFPLVFSLFLFILFANLIGMFPYAFTVTSHIIVTFALAMLVFLTVTIYGLVRHGFRFFRLFMPAGVPVVLAPIIVPIEIMSYISRPVSHSVRLFAVMLAGHITLKVFAGFVIGLGSLGTLGMLTAVLPLAMTVALTALELLMAVIQAYVFTMLTCMYLNDALHPSH, encoded by the coding sequence ATGGCAGGGCCGATCGAACAGTTCGCAATCAAGCCCATCGTTGAACTTGGCGAAATCGGCGGCCAGCCGGTTGCTTTCACCAATTCGGCACTCTTCATGGTGCTGACGGTGCTGGGCGCGGCTGCGTTCATGTTTCTGTCGTCCCGCAGGGGCACCGTTGTGCCAGGGCGCTGGCAGTCCTCAGCCGAGATCCTCTACGAATTCGTGTCGAAGACATTGCGCGAGAACGCCGGGGAAAAGGGTATGGCTTTCTTCCCCCTCGTCTTCTCGTTGTTTCTGTTCATCCTGTTTGCCAATCTGATCGGCATGTTCCCCTATGCCTTCACCGTGACAAGCCACATCATCGTAACGTTCGCGCTTGCGATGCTGGTCTTCCTGACGGTCACGATCTACGGTCTCGTTCGACACGGGTTCAGGTTCTTCCGACTGTTCATGCCTGCGGGCGTACCGGTTGTGCTGGCGCCGATCATCGTGCCGATCGAGATCATGTCCTATATCTCGCGTCCGGTCAGTCATTCGGTTCGTCTGTTCGCCGTCATGCTTGCAGGGCACATTACGCTGAAAGTCTTTGCGGGGTTTGTCATCGGGCTGGGCAGTCTAGGAACGCTCGGCATGCTAACCGCTGTGCTGCCACTTGCAATGACCGTTGCGCTGACCGCACTCGAATTGCTGATGGCAGTTATTCAGGCTTACGTATTTACTATGCTGACCTGCATGTATCTCAACGATGCACTGCATCCGTCGCACTGA